The Sulfurospirillum deleyianum DSM 6946 nucleotide sequence TGACAAAGAAAATTCGCACAAAGACCTTGTGGCTTTAGTGGAGACATTTGAAACTAAAGGATTTAGCGTTTACCTCCGTGATATTAAATACGGTTTGGGTGAGGGTGATTACATGTACGAAGTACATATTTTGTAAGGCGAGATTTTGGGTATTCAAGAGGAGAAAAAGCTTTATATCGAGACTTTGGGTTGTGCGATGAATGTGCGTGATTCTGAGCATATCATCGCAGAGCTTGGTGATAAAGAAAATTATGTTTTAACCGACAATCTACAAGAGGCAGATTTGATTTTGGTCAATACCTGTAGTGTGCGTGAAAAGCCTGTGAGTAAACTTTTTTCAGAGATTGGCAAATACAATCTTCAAAAAAAAGAGGGTGCAAAAATAGGGGTTTGTGGGTGCACTGCGAGTCATTTAGGAAAAGAGATTTTTAAGCGTGCTCCTTATGTCAATTTTGTTGTGGGTGCTCGTAACGTTTCTAAAATCGCCACAGCTGTCAATACAGAGAAGTTTTTAAGCGTTGACATTGACTATGATGAGAGTGATTATGCGTTTGGTGATTATCGCAATAATCTTTATAAAGCGTATGTCAATATCTCCATTGGATGTGATAAAAAATGTACCTACTGCATTGTCCCTCACACCAGAGGTGATGAGATTTCTATTCCTGCGGATTTGATTATTAAAGAAGCTCAAAAAGCAGCCCAAAAGGGAGCAAAAGAGATTTTTTTATTGGGACAAAATGTCAATAACTACGGCAAACGTTTTAGTTCCAGCACACACGAAAAGATGGATTTTTCAGATTTATTGAACCGTGTCAGTGAGATTGAAGAGGTAGAGCGTATTCGATTTACCTCTCCGCATCCGTTGCACATGGACGATAAATTTTTAGAGACCTTTGCGCATAACCCTAAAGTTTGCAAATCAATGCATATGCCACTTCAAAGTGGTTCAACACAGATTTTAGCGGCGATGAAGCGAGGTTATAGCAAAGAGTGGTTTTTGGATAGAGCATTAAAACTTCGTGCTATGATCCCTGATGTTTCTATTAGCACTGATATTATCGTAGGATTTCCTGGTGAGAGTGATGCTGATTTTGAAGATACCCTTGATGTGATGCGACAGGTTCGTTTTGAGCAAGTTTTTGCGTTTAAATATTCGGCTCGACCTTTAACCAAAGCAGCAGAATTTACCAATCAAGTTGACAATGAAGTCGCTTCGGAGCGTTTAGATCGTTTGCAAGTAATGCAAGATACTATTTTAGATGAAATTGCAACGAGTAGAACAGATAAAATTTATCCTGTCTATATTGATGAATTGCGCAACAGTGGCTTTTTAGCGGGACGTACGGATAATAATGCGCTCGTGCAAATTAAAGGTGATGAGAATTTATTGGGTCAAACCATTCCTATTAAAATCACCAATCCAAAAAGACTTTCATTGTATGGCGAAATTGTTCTCTAAGCCTTTTAAGCGGAAGCTTTTAGTGTGGTGTGTTCCACCTCTCGTTTATCTTTTTGTTAAACTTCTTTTCTTTACATGTAAAAAGAGATTTCATTTTTCTATCAATGGTTCACAGACGCCAAGTATTTATGCGATTTGGCACGGTGAGCTTTTGATGGCTGCGGCTGCTTATACGTACTATTCAAAACGGGTGAGCATTGATACGATTGTGAGTCATCATTTTGATGGTGAACTGGTGGCTAAACTGATGCAAATTTTTGGGGGTGGAACCATTCGGGGGAGTTCTTCAAAAGGGGGTGTCTCAGCATTACGTCAAGCCCTCAAAGCCCTTCAAAATGGTCGTGATATCGGCATTACTCCTGATGGTCCTAGAGGTCCTAGACACAGTGTGGCAAATGGTGTTGCGGCAATGGCGTGTATGAAACAGGTGCCTATTATTACGATGCACTGTGAGCCATCTGCTTCGTGGAAAATGAAAAGTTGGGATCGTTTTTGCATTCCCAAACCTTTTAGTACGCTCCATTTTTATTACAGTGATCCTTTTTATGTGCATGAACTCTCTTTGGAAGAGGCAAAAGCGCTCATACAAAAGCGACTCTTAGAACATGTACACGAATAAAGTGTATGAAAATGGTACTGCTTTTGCTTAATATTTTACGAAACTTAAGCAATAATAGTCTAATATATATTCAAATTCAAATCAACACAAGAGTAATGCAGTGAACAAAGAGTCAGTCGCATGGGCATGAGAGAACTTTTTCAAAAAAAATTCCAGAATCTTTTTGTCTCTATTGTTTTGCATGAAACAGAGTGTTTGCTCTATTGTAAAGTTTTCAAAAATGGAAAAATTGAGAAGAGCTTTACAAAGTCGTTTCTCTTAACCCCACCTACAGAAGCCCTTGATAAAGCGATTGAAAACTATCTGGTTGAACTTCAAGATGAGTATCGTTTTGTCTATGTCGCTTTATTGCTGAGTACGTTAGGACAAGGAGCGATTGAAGGCACTCAGAGTGTGGATTTTAACAAACATCATGTGGATATCTCCAGTGTACATTCTGTAAGTTTTGCGAAGCAGTGGTCTGCGTATGCTTCTTACATTGAAATCAAGTGGGCAAAGAATCTTTTTTCTGATGTCGGGCTGGATCTCATTTACTCTCCGTTTGTGGTTTTAAATGACTTTATCGTCAATGAAAAACTGCGCTCAAAACCAACCTGTTATATTTTAAATTGTCATGATTTTTTTGTGATTGGGGTTTTTGAGGGTAAACAGCTTCATTTTGGTGCTTTTTTTAAAACACAAAGCGATACCTCTTTTTCGCATACTGATGATGTGAGTGATTGGGAGCATGAAGAACAAGAGATGGGTCTTGCTTCTGATGAAGAGATGCCAGAGTTACAGATTGAGAAAGAAGATAAATCTGAAGAGTCAGAAGAGTTGGGTGAATTTGGAGAATTGAGTGAATTAGAAGATATTGATGCCCTGCCCAATGGTGATACCTTTTCAGATGTAGATACACGAACTTTAGGGCATTTTAGCGGTTTAGATGCTTTAAAAGAAGAAGATATCAGCCTAGAGCTTTATGGGCGTGATCTTTTGGTTTATAAGTACTTAAAATCAGCGCTTGAGGAGTATTATCATAATCCTTTGTATGTGAGTCAATTTATTGAGGAGATTGTGATTTTTGATGGATATGAAATCAGTTCTGATTTTATTCGTCAAATTCAAGATGAGCTGATGATGTCCGTGGAAGTGCACAAGGTGAATGTGGGTGAGCGTATTTGTGATATTGCAATCGAAGAGGTTTTTGGATGAGAA carries:
- a CDS encoding HP0268 family nuclease, whose product is MEIKLARNEINGKPKTITLEKITEIIEKEGQKIFYFDKENSHKDLVALVETFETKGFSVYLRDIKYGLGEGDYMYEVHIL
- the miaB gene encoding tRNA (N6-isopentenyl adenosine(37)-C2)-methylthiotransferase MiaB is translated as MGIQEEKKLYIETLGCAMNVRDSEHIIAELGDKENYVLTDNLQEADLILVNTCSVREKPVSKLFSEIGKYNLQKKEGAKIGVCGCTASHLGKEIFKRAPYVNFVVGARNVSKIATAVNTEKFLSVDIDYDESDYAFGDYRNNLYKAYVNISIGCDKKCTYCIVPHTRGDEISIPADLIIKEAQKAAQKGAKEIFLLGQNVNNYGKRFSSSTHEKMDFSDLLNRVSEIEEVERIRFTSPHPLHMDDKFLETFAHNPKVCKSMHMPLQSGSTQILAAMKRGYSKEWFLDRALKLRAMIPDVSISTDIIVGFPGESDADFEDTLDVMRQVRFEQVFAFKYSARPLTKAAEFTNQVDNEVASERLDRLQVMQDTILDEIATSRTDKIYPVYIDELRNSGFLAGRTDNNALVQIKGDENLLGQTIPIKITNPKRLSLYGEIVL
- a CDS encoding lysophospholipid acyltransferase family protein, producing MWCVPPLVYLFVKLLFFTCKKRFHFSINGSQTPSIYAIWHGELLMAAAAYTYYSKRVSIDTIVSHHFDGELVAKLMQIFGGGTIRGSSSKGGVSALRQALKALQNGRDIGITPDGPRGPRHSVANGVAAMACMKQVPIITMHCEPSASWKMKSWDRFCIPKPFSTLHFYYSDPFYVHELSLEEAKALIQKRLLEHVHE